The Sphingopyxis sp. BE259 nucleotide sequence CGACAAGCCGAGCCAAGCGATCCGCAAGGCAAAAAGCACCTCGATGGGGCTGGCGATCGACGCGGTGAAGCGCGGCGATGCCGGCGGCGCCGTGTCGGCGGGCAACACCGGCGCGCTGATGGCGATGGCCAAGCTGGCGCTGCGCACGATGCCGGGAATCGACCGGCCCGCGCTCGCGGCACTGCTGCCGACGCTGGGCGACAATGACGTCGTCATGCTCGATCTGGGCGCCAACACCGAATGCGATGCCACCAACCTGACCCAGTTTGCGGTGATGGGCGCAGCCTATGCGCGCACCGCGATGGGGCTGCAGCGCCCACGCGTCGCGCTGCTCAACATCGGCACCGAAGAGATGAAGGGCACCGACGAAATTCGCGATGCGGCTGCGATGCTGCGCGAGGCCAAGGGGTTGCCGATGGAGTTTACGGGCTTTATCGAAGGCGACAAATTGTCGCGCGGCGAGGTCGATGTGATCGTCCACGACGGTTTTTCGGGTAATATCGCGCTGAAGACGATCGAGGGAACCGCGCGGTTCGTCACCGACCTGCTGCGCCGGGCGTTTACCAGCTCGACCCGCTCGAAGATCGGCTTCCTGATCTCGCGCCCCGCGACCGAGTTGCTCCGCCATCATCTCGACCCCAATAATCACAATGGCGCGGTGTTCCTCGGCCTGAATGGCGTCGTGCTCAAAAGTCATGGCAGCGCCGATGCGAAGGGGGTCGCGAATTGCGTCCACCTGTGTGCCGAGCTGATCGAAAAGGACATTACGCGGCAGGTGACCGACGATCTGGCGAATTTCCGCCGCGGCGACGCGGCATGACCTTGCGCGCGATTCTGGCTGGGACCGGATCGGCGCTGCCGCGCACCCGGGTGTCGAACGCCGAACTCGCGGAACGCGTCGACACCAGCGACGAATGGATCGTCGAGCGCACCGGCATCCGCTTTCGCCATATTGCCGAGCCTGATGAGACGACCGCGACGCTGGGCGCTGACGCCGCGAAGCAGGCGCTGGCGGCGGCCGGGCTGGAACCGTCGGACATCGGACTGATCATCGTCGCCACCGCGACACCCGACAATACGTTTCCGGCCAGTGCCACCAAAGTGCAGGCGATCCTTGGTGCGCCCGACTGCATCGCGTTCGACGTCGCCGCGGTCTGCTCGGGCTTTCTTTATGCGGTGTCGGTTGCCGACGCGATGCTGCGCACCGGCGCAGCCAAGCACGCGCTGGTGATCGGGTCCGAAACCTTCAGCCGCATCCTCGACTGGGAAGATCGCACGACCTGTGTCCTGTTCGGCGACGGGGCGGGGGCCATCGTGTTGTCCGCCAAGGATGTCGATGACGATCAAGGTATCTTGGCGACGCGCCTCCATGCCGAGGGCAAATATTGCGATATGCTGTATGTCGACGGCGGGCCGTCGACGACCGGCACCGTCGGCCATGTTCGCATGCAGGGCCGCGAAGTATTCCGCCATGCGGTCACCAACCTGGCGTCGGTGCTGGGCGAAGTGATGGCCGACGTTGGGCTGTCGCCCGACCAGATCGACTGGGTGGTGCCGCATCAGGCGAACAAACGGATCATCGATGCGACCGCGAAAAAGCTGGGCCTGCCCGCCGAGCGTGTCGTGCTGACCGTCGATCAGCACGCCAACACGTCGGCGGCATCGGTGCCGCTGGCGCTCGACCTCGCGGTCCGCGATGGGCGGATCAAGCGCGGCGATCTGGTCGTGCTGGAGGCGATGGGCGGCGGCTTTACCTGGGGCGCGGCGGTGCTGCGGGTGTAATATCGCCCCGGCGCATGAACTTCTCGCTCCATCCGTTTCAGTTTGGCGGATTAATTCGCTTTTGTTACATAGGGGCACGGGACTCGTGACGGTGGGGGCTGTCCGGGACCGGTTCGAACATTTTCGCTTCACGAGGGGGAAGGGACCATCATGACCGCAGGAACGCTTACGCGAGCCGATATCGCGACGCAGATCAACCAGCAGATCGGCTTGTCGCGCAACGAATCGGCGACGATCGTCGAATCGATTCTGGACCATATGTCCGACGCGCTTGCGGGCGGGCAGAATGTCAAAATCTCGGGCTTTGGCACTTTTGTCCTGCGCGACAAGGCGCAGCGGGTCGGGCGCAATCCCAAGACCGGCATCGAAGTGCCGATCCTGCCGCGCCGCGTGATGACCTTTCGTGCCAGCCAGACGATGCGTGCGCGCGTTGCCGGTTAACCCGCCGGACGCCTGCCATGGCAGGGTCTGACATGCCCGGGGACGGCGGCAAGGCGCCGGCGGCGATGCTCGCGATCGGTGAGCTGGCAGAGCGGATTGGTGTTCCGACGCACGTCCTGCGCTATTGGGAAACCCGGTTTCCGCAGTTGAAGCCGCTGCAGCGGTCGGGACGGCGGCGCTATTACCGTGCCGAGGATGTCGCGCTGGCCGAGCGGATTCATCATCTGCTGCATGTCCAGGGGTTCACCGTCGATGGCGCACGCAAGGCGTTGTCGGAGACGGGAGCGAAGGGTGTTGAAACACCAGCCATTGAGGCCCGCGCCCAGCGCGCTACCGGGAATGGGGCGATGGGGCAGGCGCACGGGGTGCCGGTCGCGGCGCTCGTCGCGCTACGCCAGCGATTGGCGGCGGCGCTCGATTGAAGCGACTGGCATCGCGTAACCATAAGTTCGAGAATGTCTTCTTTGGGGTGGAGAGCTGCTATTCCCCAAATTCGTCATCCCCGCGAAAGCGGGGACCCAGAGCGTGCGTAGGCTAACCCCACCCTAGGTTCCCGCTTTCGCGGGAATGACGAAGTTGTAGAAACCGGAACGTCTACTTCTGGTCATTTCCAGCCTCGTCATCCCGGACTTGATCCGGGATCCATGACGACGGTGCAGCTATGGATCCCGGATCACATCCGGGATGACGATGAGAGATGGTCCTCCCTGTCGCGAAGCGATGGGGAGGGGGACCGTTTGCGAAGCAAATGGTGGAGGGGCCGCGACGTGAGCGTTATGGCCCCTCCGTCAGCGCTTCGCGCTGCCACCTCCCCATCGCTGCGCGACAGGGAGGATGACCTGTCAGTCGTGATCCATCGCGGGCGCCAGCGTCGGGTCGAGGTCGCGGGGGCGGATGAAGGCGGCGAAGCGGGCCATGCCGGTGTCGAGGTCGTGCCAGTCGGCGATGTCGAGCTCGAGCCGGGCCAACGCCGACGTCGGCAGTTTTTCCTCAACCTCGCCGCGCAATTCGTCGCCGCTCGTGTCGGGCACGAGCATCAGAATCAGATCTTCCAGCCCCGGATTATGCCCCGAAATCAGCAGATGTTCTGCATCACGGCCAGTGTCGCGGATGACGTCGATCAGCGTCGCGGCGGACGCGAGATAGATGCGGCGGTCCCAATGCGGTTCGATGGTGTCGAGATCCGCGGCGGGCTGGAAGATGTCGAGCGTTTCGGTCACGCGCACCGCGGGCGAGGCGATGATGCGGTCGATGGGCAGCTTCTGACGCTTCAGCCATTGTCCGATGATTTCGGCGCCGCGCGCGCCGCGCTTGTTGATCGGGCGGTCGAAATCGCGCTCGACCTGGACATCCCAACCCGATTTGGCGTGGCGCAGGATCGTCAAAGTCTTCAAAATCTTCCCCCGCGCGTTCGCGCTTATGCCGTCGTTCGGCAGCCTTGTGCCGCAAACTTATGACGGTGAAAAGGCTGGAAAGGCGGTTTTTCGCCTTTCGACATTGGCCGCTGCGACATGATTCACCGCTTCGTCGAGCGGCAGGCGGCGGATCGGGGTGCCTTCGGGAAAGGCGCTGAGCAGGCGCGACGGGAAGCTGGGCGAGAGCATGACGAACTGGCCGAAATCGTCGGCGCGGCGGATCAGGCGGCCGAACGCCTGCCCGATGCGGCCGCGAATGACCATGTCGTCATAAGCGCTGCCGCCCTGCGCCGCGCGCCGCGCCGCGTGCAATATCGTCGGGCGCGGCCAAGGCACCCCCTCCATGATCACCTGCCGCAGCGATTCGCCCGGGACATCGACTCCGTCGCGCAAGGCATCGGTGCCGAGCAGCGAGGCGTGCGGATCGGCGCGGAAGATGTCGACGAGGGTGCCGGTGTCGAGCGGGTCGACATGCTGGGCGTAGAGCGGGAGGCCCGCGCGCGCGAGGCGATCGGCGATGCGGGCGTGGACGATGCGTAAGCGCCGGATCGCGCTGAACAGCCCGAGCGCGCCGCCGCCCGATGCTTCGATCAACCGGCTATACGCCCCGGCAAGCGCGGGCAGGTCGCCGCGCGCGATGTCGGTGACGATCAGCACCTCCGACTGGCGGGCATAGTCGAACGGGCTGGGGACGGCGAAATGCTGAACGCCGCCGTCCATGTGGCGCGCGCCGGTGCGGATGTCGGCCTCGCTCCAGCCGTTCGCACCATGCCCGCTGCGCAAGGTCGCCGAGGTCACCAGCACGCCCTGCGCCGGGCGATAGACGATCTCAGCGATCGGGCGCGCGGGGTCGAGCCAGTGGCGGTGCAACCCGGTGTCGAACTCGCGCCCGTCGTAGCGGTCGATCGCGAGCCAGTCGACAAAATCGGGGTTGGCGGGGCCGCCAACGCGCCCGAGCAGCGACAGCCAGCCGCCCAGCGTGTCGATGCGTGTGCCGAGGCTGTGCCGCGCCCCGTCGACGCGCGCCCGCGCTTGTCCATCGAGCCAGTCGGGCGGATCGTCGACCAGCGCGTCGAGCCGCTTGCCCAGCGCCAGCAGCGGGCGCAGCAGCGCCTCGACCGCGTCGCTCGCCGCCGCCGCGGCGGTGACCAGCGCCGCGTCGGGATCGGCCAGCTCGGTTTCGAGGCCATAGCCCGCATCGGCGGTGCGGGTGTCGACCGCGCGCGCATACACCTGTCCACGCACCGCGGCGAGCAAGCGTTCGATCGCGCCCCATGGATCATTCTCGGACAAACGGCCGAGCCAGCCGTCGCCGGGCAATTCGGCGGCGGCGGTGATCGCCGCCTGAATCGCGCGCTCGCCCGCCTCGTCATAGCTGGCGACGTCGGCGAGCCTTGCGGCGAGTCCGCGCCGCCGCCCGCGCGACTTGCCCTCGGGCCCCAGCACCCAGCGGCGGATTTCCACCGCTTCTTGGCCCGTCAACGCAGCCGCGAACATCGAGTCGGCGGCGTCCCACAGATGATGACCCTCGTCGAAGATCAGCCGTGTCGCGGGGGCTCCGCCGTCACGCGGGCGCGCCGCCTGCACCATCGTCAAGGCATGGTTGGCGATGATGATGTCGGCCTGTGTCGCGGCGCGCGCCGAGCGTTCGATGAAGCATTTGCGGAAGTGCGGGCACCCGGCATAGATGCACTCGCCGCGCCGGTCGGTCAGCGCGGTGGTGCCGTTGCGGCGGAACAGCGCGGGCAGCCAGCCGGGCAGGTCGCCGCCGATCATGTCGCCGTCGCGCGTGTAGGCGGCCCAGCGGGCGACCAGCTGCGCCAGGATTGCGGCGCGGCCCGAGAAACCGCCCTGCAGCGCGTCTTCCAGATTGAGCAGGCAGAGGTAGTTTTCGCGGCCCTTGCGCACGACGACCTTTTCGCGATGCGTCGCGGCGTCGGGGTACAGCCGCTCGGTCTCGCGCGACAGCTGGCGTTGCAGCGCCTTGGTGAAGG carries:
- a CDS encoding beta-ketoacyl-ACP synthase III, whose amino-acid sequence is MTLRAILAGTGSALPRTRVSNAELAERVDTSDEWIVERTGIRFRHIAEPDETTATLGADAAKQALAAAGLEPSDIGLIIVATATPDNTFPASATKVQAILGAPDCIAFDVAAVCSGFLYAVSVADAMLRTGAAKHALVIGSETFSRILDWEDRTTCVLFGDGAGAIVLSAKDVDDDQGILATRLHAEGKYCDMLYVDGGPSTTGTVGHVRMQGREVFRHAVTNLASVLGEVMADVGLSPDQIDWVVPHQANKRIIDATAKKLGLPAERVVLTVDQHANTSAASVPLALDLAVRDGRIKRGDLVVLEAMGGGFTWGAAVLRV
- a CDS encoding ATP-dependent DNA helicase is translated as MPPVPLPLPAIHASHVGIWIADAYGRVQRVGRGEAIAAVAATPHLLLNATLTGDRLGYPELSGLDLLELFAFLCPARFAVPTPAGIAAATGLAPPKAEADIAAFLPQATAAMLAGIDNPAWPEREGAWHGLQALARQRWPWAPLVQPRLTTPDANERWLFARLPEWEEAPPRAAPRQVRINPEDVTARLDRLTGDGAERRPGQQDYARATAAIFEPRERKDAPRMLVAEAGTGIGKTLGYLAPAKQWIDQSAGSVCISTFTKALQRQLSRETERLYPDAATHREKVVVRKGRENYLCLLNLEDALQGGFSGRAAILAQLVARWAAYTRDGDMIGGDLPGWLPALFRRNGTTALTDRRGECIYAGCPHFRKCFIERSARAATQADIIIANHALTMVQAARPRDGGAPATRLIFDEGHHLWDAADSMFAAALTGQEAVEIRRWVLGPEGKSRGRRRGLAARLADVASYDEAGERAIQAAITAAAELPGDGWLGRLSENDPWGAIERLLAAVRGQVYARAVDTRTADAGYGLETELADPDAALVTAAAAASDAVEALLRPLLALGKRLDALVDDPPDWLDGQARARVDGARHSLGTRIDTLGGWLSLLGRVGGPANPDFVDWLAIDRYDGREFDTGLHRHWLDPARPIAEIVYRPAQGVLVTSATLRSGHGANGWSEADIRTGARHMDGGVQHFAVPSPFDYARQSEVLIVTDIARGDLPALAGAYSRLIEASGGGALGLFSAIRRLRIVHARIADRLARAGLPLYAQHVDPLDTGTLVDIFRADPHASLLGTDALRDGVDVPGESLRQVIMEGVPWPRPTILHAARRAAQGGSAYDDMVIRGRIGQAFGRLIRRADDFGQFVMLSPSFPSRLLSAFPEGTPIRRLPLDEAVNHVAAANVERRKTAFPAFSPS
- the plsX gene encoding phosphate acyltransferase PlsX, which gives rise to MALTPRIAIDAMGGDVGVRMMLAGAAMARHKHDGLRFILVGDEVQIKAALENHPNLRAASDIIHTDGVVSGSDKPSQAIRKAKSTSMGLAIDAVKRGDAGGAVSAGNTGALMAMAKLALRTMPGIDRPALAALLPTLGDNDVVMLDLGANTECDATNLTQFAVMGAAYARTAMGLQRPRVALLNIGTEEMKGTDEIRDAAAMLREAKGLPMEFTGFIEGDKLSRGEVDVIVHDGFSGNIALKTIEGTARFVTDLLRRAFTSSTRSKIGFLISRPATELLRHHLDPNNHNGAVFLGLNGVVLKSHGSADAKGVANCVHLCAELIEKDITRQVTDDLANFRRGDAA
- a CDS encoding MerR family transcriptional regulator, coding for MAGSDMPGDGGKAPAAMLAIGELAERIGVPTHVLRYWETRFPQLKPLQRSGRRRYYRAEDVALAERIHHLLHVQGFTVDGARKALSETGAKGVETPAIEARAQRATGNGAMGQAHGVPVAALVALRQRLAAALD
- a CDS encoding integration host factor subunit alpha, whose amino-acid sequence is MTAGTLTRADIATQINQQIGLSRNESATIVESILDHMSDALAGGQNVKISGFGTFVLRDKAQRVGRNPKTGIEVPILPRRVMTFRASQTMRARVAG
- a CDS encoding histidine phosphatase family protein produces the protein MKTLTILRHAKSGWDVQVERDFDRPINKRGARGAEIIGQWLKRQKLPIDRIIASPAVRVTETLDIFQPAADLDTIEPHWDRRIYLASAATLIDVIRDTGRDAEHLLISGHNPGLEDLILMLVPDTSGDELRGEVEEKLPTSALARLELDIADWHDLDTGMARFAAFIRPRDLDPTLAPAMDHD